The Triticum aestivum cultivar Chinese Spring chromosome 7B, IWGSC CS RefSeq v2.1, whole genome shotgun sequence genome window below encodes:
- the LOC123157043 gene encoding uncharacterized protein: MKMTLESVDAVLLWLKQLKDAANDISHMLEDFEDETDLNLVFGNVGSWAAQLITEAGGKVVSIRDVTGAIKNSNGIDMAKLMKHSAENRGIKGSDKRRRRRPDLAAHGRVRHAHPDSSGRSHKQGQC; this comes from the exons ATGAAGATGACGCTGGAGTCGGTGGACGCTGTGCTTCTGTGGCTGAAGCAACTTAAGGATGCCGCGAACGACATCTCTCACATGcttgaagattttgaagatgaAACCGACCTCAACCTG GTATTTGGCAATGTTGGCTCTTGGGCTGCCCAATTGATCACTGAAGCTGGTGGCAAGGTTGTCTCCATCAGAGATGTCACAGGGGCTATCAAGAACTCCAATGGCATTGACATGGCCAAGCTGATGAAGCACTCGGCAGAGAACCGCGGGATCAAGGGCTCCGACAAAAGGCGACGCCGTCGACCCGACCTCGCTGCTCACGGAAGAGTGCGACATGCTCATCCCGACAGCTCTGGGAGGAGTCATAAACAa GGACAATGTTGA